The sequence below is a genomic window from Cucumis melo cultivar AY chromosome 5, USDA_Cmelo_AY_1.0, whole genome shotgun sequence.
TCTTGCCCGATAGATTCCTCTGAGAACCGAATTGGTACGTATACTTTGTACTGGTCTTCTCATggataattataataggtagcaatttttagaataattatcaagtatgtagcaatattttaaaaaagttgcAAATAGCAAAGTTTACCGGTGATATACTTccatcgttgatagactcttatggtttatcaatgattgaccaacatttactacatggtctatcgatgatagactcctatcgttgatagattttgacagattttgttatatttgcaatttttttaaaatgttgctatatacttaattattttgaatataattactaaatttgcaactatccTTTTTCTCATTATCCTTCCAAATATGTGAGTGCGTTTGGTTTATCATGTATAAACAAACCATTCTACTTTCTAGTACAAATTATGATCAGATATATGACGTCCATTTCAAATATGTATTCCTCATGttattttaaggaaaaagtTCTAAATCAGCAACCATGGACCAACAACTTTTACTAAAGATTACCACCTTTATCATCTTCATGATGGTGGTGGATGTGGATCTACATAAAGTTCTCTTGAAGATAGTAAATGTCACCTGCATGATTTTGCTTTAGAAATTGATAAATTATAACTCTTTCAAGTGGAAAGGTGTTGACACAGAATGtgaaatattattatatttgagtTCAACAACATATGGGATTCATGATTTTCGAACCTATGACCTTTTAGTCAAAGGTTTAGGCCTAAACCGATAGAATCATACCTAGATTAGCACACAATGGGATATCTTGTGAGGTTTGGTTACTGCAAGTACAACAGATATGAAACGGTTGGACTAATATCCAAAGTGCCATTTGTTTATAGGAACATATTCAATGAGATTGATACTTTTAACATGGTATAACATGTTGAAAGTATTTacattgaattttttttgtagTAGTGGATGTAAGAATTCTTATTAGTTGGTGGAAAATAATATGAATGTGAATACAACTAATTAGGAACATGGCCAGATTGGTCGACACTAAAGGaaataaataagataaaaaaaTCTTCTAACTCCTAGTCTGCCAATCTCCTAAAAGCTCTAGTCGTCGGAAGGCCATATCACAGTCTCCATTAGCCTCTCTCGCATCAACTCCAAGTTCTCATCAGATATCTCTTTGTATATTTCAGCATGATCACATTTCTATGCAACAATACCAAATCACAAttcaatataataataataataataataataaccctCAAAATACCAAGTTTGTTCTTACCTTAACCCATTTGTTATAGAGATGAAGCCTTGTTATCATCACCCTCTCAGCCAAATCTTGCTTCTCCTGGTAATCATCCAATTTGTTTCAGTACTCAATCATTTACATACCCTTCATGTAATTCAAATAGACTCTTTCGACTTCTTTTTCCCTCCCTTTTGAGTTCAGCATGTGAATGTATAGGGGATTTGAACCCCTAATGTGCTGGTTGATGATACTGTGTCTTAATCAAGTGAGTTATGTTTAGGTTTAGGTTTACAATCTTTTAGAAATTGGTATATTACCTTTACAAGAGTTCGAATGAAACGCTTCCCTTCCCCAGGCTTGTGATTTACAACAAAGCTGTTGATGTAGAAAAAGGTGAAATGCAAGATTAGATGGGGAAATGAAATAATGTTCTGGAACCACTATTTTGATTTCCACAGAATAAGCATTTACATTGGCAGTCATAATGAGTTCTTAAAAACTAAAAGTGAAAGGCTTCACTTACTTATAAAACCATCTGTACTGTGTTGGGTTCATCTCATAAAGCTGATTCAAAACTGTCTTCACAGCTTTGTATGTGAAATAATTCTGTATTTGCTGCAAATAGAAAGCCTCTGGTAAGCttaaaatagttttttcttccctttttatGCAAAGAACATTGATCATTAAGGAAGCAGGAGAAGAGACAAGTATTTGATAACAATTCATGCCGTTTGGTggctttttgttttttgtttgtgGAAATTAAACCGAAAATCAAATGATTAGAAAACGGATCAAAGCATTTTGCATGGAAGAAGAAAGTGATATAATATCCCTACCATTTTCACATCATCAAAACTATCCTCATACTGCCCTGCAAATTCATTGACGATAACAAGCCTCCGATTCCTTCGTTGGTTCCTCCGACTCTGACGGCAACCACCGGCCGAGAGCTGCCATTCGTCACCAAAATTAACAAACGAACTTCTCAAATCCACCGATTTAGACACGGTTGAATAACTCTTAGTCTTAGATTTCCTTTGCAAAACCAAATCCCCACCACTTCTAAGACTCATATTGGTAACCGGCGACGAGTCGAAAGAAAAACACGGCGGCGGGGAGTCGATCACAGGTGCACCAACAACAAACAAAGCTCCCAccattttggaaaaaaaaagattccAAGATCACAAAGCCAACCGTTGAGAGAGAGAACTTATGGAGTGGGAATAAAGGAATTGAAAGAGAATGAAATGAATATAAaggaaaagtgggagagaataGGAGATTGGGTCAAAGATTCAACTATCGTGAGAAACTCAAACTTTGAGAATTCAATTTAGAATTGTACAAGAAAAGAGGATGAAAGAAGGTTTCATATTGTTGGAAGTTTGTcgttaatttcctttttttctttggtaAGAAATATGCATGTCAACTGCCAACGTAAACCAAACATTTTTCTGAGGTCTTAAATCGTCCATGCAATATTCCCCAACTCTCAAAACCAATTATGGttgtttttttccatttttaaattaaaaaatatatatattttactgCTTAACATTACTTTTCTTCTACTTTAATTATTGCACACCAAATATCAAATTTCATcgcaaaataaatttataataataataataataaactaatggAATAATTTAGTAGGATAGACCTCCATGTTCTAATCATGATATATATCTTATAACCAGTATTCGTTTACGTTGAAAATCGAAAGATCCTCAAATTACTAATTAAGTTAGGTTGGATTTTGTTgggaagagaagaaaagaaatttggatatctaaaaagaaaaatgaagagatgaaaaagaaaatgatggtAGAAAAACAGGAAATCTAGAGCATTCGGGGTGGGCGGTTAGCGTGGAATCTGGCGGATTCCTAGCCACGTTGAAATGTAGAATGTTTTTGTGCATCTTTTACGTTTTTCTTTCCTCACCTccctccccctccccctcccccaCTCGCATCTTTACGCACCAATTTCTTTCTCATTTATATTATTTGAATCTAAATTGTAGAAAAATATTAATgtcatttaaaaatataataaatcgaccaagtatttatactgtataaaacaattttaaaaatgaaaaatgtctATAGACCCACAATGAGAAGTACTAAAAATGATCGACTACCACGCGTGTGTAATTCGTAGAAtgatatacgatcgtgtaggtagtatcaacatCGACAACAAGAACACAtataattcttcttttaaacaatcgtgaaccaaaatcatttagatattggtacacgaccATGTACCAAGAGTTAAACGATCTTGGTTCACTACGATGGTGAACCAAGATCTTTCATATTTGGTATAAAATATTGTATTAATatcgtttattttttgtatgcgatcgtgtactaagagctaaataatttttgttcaaaattgtatatcaatatcttttacatttgatGCACAATCTTAAACGAAGATCATTGAGCTTCGAAACACAATTATTAGATATGGAAGAGAAGGTATATGAGAGAGTAGAGACGGCAAGTAGAAAATTTGAAGAtgtgaaaataaataaataaataaataatgattaTACAACCATAACCATGATTTCAAAAAAGATatatacaaaagaaaattcgcaggagaaggaaaggaagaagaaagaaattagaGTCATACGAAATTCAAAAACAACAAtgaaaaatttgaaatatttataaaagaattGTCGGATTCATAAACTTTTCAATTTTGTTATACGAGTCGtaagtattttgttatatatatatatagtaataaaATGAGTGTGAATACCTTTAACGAAAGGAATTTAGGAATTTTGTATAACCAAAAATCTTACCGTCAATCATTTCCACGTGGAAATGAAAACTCACGTGAATAAAAAAATTCGTGTGACTGACCACACGTGGCAGACCCAACTCCGTCTGTATGGGCCAAGTAGCATGCCATGTCACAATGAATTGACCCTGCCATCTTTGATCCATGGGCCCAATTTTCACGTGGGCCTTTAGCCCATTTTTCAGTTTTTCCGTTTTGTTACGGCGATTCTCGTTCATAACTCTAGTTGATAACgtaataacattttaaaataattcttttttaagtATAGAAAGATTTATTAGGTGTAGATTATTGTTGATAGACTTATGTAATTCGGAGAGTTCAATTGAATTTTGTTAAATCTATAGTATTGGTTATTTTGTGTATTACCTTAcatagagagagaaaccgaaaCCATTTATTAATGGAGTTTTATTTGTTGGTTAATGGGTTTTGTTTTGACGAATGAATATTATTGAATTGTCATGTTGTTTATGAATCGAATGGTTTGGTAAATGGGACTTTTTTCAAAGTAGCATTTTCTTTGTTGTTGTCGATGACATGAAATCTTTGGCTAAAAATAGTGGGAACGTATCATTCATTCATGCTAATAAGTAATTCACATTACATTTCTTATTTTCCTTGCAAACAAAGCTTTGGAGCAACAATGTACTTATATTTTTCGTACTCCTATGTAGTTAATAATTCAActaagaagaagaaattaacGATTTGAATCTCTCACCCCACATGTTATTATGGATGTACATAAGTTGGGTTGGATCGTGTTGGAGACAAATTATGAACCAATTTGAAATTCTCGAGTTATTAAAAGTTGAACTATTGTCGCTTCTACGTGCGAGGGTCAATCCAATCCAACTCAATTCATAATTAAGactatttttcattcttttcttttccactaaaagttgaatatttgaagtgaaaaaaatgttatatttaaataaacgagctaaatatgttaaaacaattttttaaaaatttataatcaAACAAACAACAAATATTCTATATGAAGTCAAAATGTTTGTCTTCAAAAGTAATCGTGGATATATAGTAACCAATGTgtacatataataataataataataatcggGTCAAGTTGATTTGATTACTGAAGCATATAATTCGAAAtccaatgaaatatatatttttctaaaattttgcaACCCATTcaaatccaaaacaaaaaaatataactCAATTATGGTAATCCACGTTGGTTGGGTTAGTGGGTTTTTTTTATCATCTCTACATGTTTTCGAACAATTAGAATAAATAGTAACTCGTCATCATCAATGTAAAAACTACAAATGTTGTTAACATTATTGTTTatagttttcaaatatagtataATATAAGTAAATAGATTGAAACCTTGAATCTCTCGATCACTAATACATACTATTATCGATTTTAAGTTaaaattgaaaggaaaaaatTTATGGAAAATTAGAGGTAACAATGGAAAGGAAACCCTAATAAATTGTTGAAAGTGGATTTGTTCCTGTTTGGTATTTGTTGTTGAGCTTCTTCCTCAAAATTCATGGGCCAGCCCGGAATGAAATCGGAAGGGTAGGGGTCCATTGAGGCTTAACCGGAGGTCTCTTTCAGTTCCTTTTCCTTCCTTActtcctttcttcctttcttccttCACCATATTTGGATTTTGGAATTTCGATTCAGATTTCACAATCCAACTGAAGCTGCGACCCTTTCAACAACAACAACCAACTGGGTTATCCCCTATCAGCATGAACATGTTCTACCGAGGGTAACTTTCCCCGATCTCTATtctcatctttttcttcttgctCTGTTTCGTTCCCCGTTAATTCTCACAATTTGACGTCGATTTTGGGCTCTGggttctcttttttttttttttttttgctttataTTTTTCATGTAATACTTTGACTAATTGGGAATTCTAAGTTGTTATTATTTACTGATTATTCTTACGAACAATTATCGGTTTCCTCATCTTTCACTTCAAgaatttatttctttcttttctcggATTGGGATTTTTTGTGGGTGTGATCGTATGGGTGAATGTTGTTCTGGTGGAGTTTGCTTTGTTTTTGGGTTTTTATATCTTTCTGCAAGCTTTCCATAATAGGATGGGGAGAAACAATTTAAATATGGTGCATGATTCAACTAGGAAATAAGAATAAGACCGAGGTTTTAACTTGAAAatttcttgttttttgtttttttgttttttgttttttgtttttgtgagTCCTCAGGATGATTAGTGGGCATGTTTGTATGATTTAGAAAATTGATTTGTTGGATTCTCATCAATTAACTATTGGTGTTGGTAACTCTTGGGTTTTAATGTTTACTGTCTTTATAGTACACGAGAATGTTTTAAATGGGAAGAAGACGCTTGATTCCCTTTGCGAATCTGTGATAGATAGGAAAATGAGGAACAGACAAGACGGCCAAATTAGTTCAACCACCAAAGAAGGTTAAAATTGAAACTCTAGTATATACTAGAAGCAGAAATTATTTGGAGGAAGAGAGTCACCACTGAACGAAAAGTGTTAGGAACAGTGTATCAATTGTTTGCTAAGAATAAAACTTTAATTGGTTGATtgaaatttattgaatcaatatgCTATTGGAGAAAAAGGACTTTGGCCTGAACTTTTCAATTGTTTAATGCAAAATCTTTGGGTAGAATTAAAGCTTCAAGAGGGCAAGACTCTCAGTTTACTGAAATTTTTGTCCTATGCCCTACCCTGCGGAGGTCACTCAGGTGGACAATAGCAAGAGGAGTAGCGAACTCTCCTAGGGGCCCAAATTAACTCTTATTCAATATGTTTTACCTAGAATTTCAACATACACCTCTCTTTGAAATTCCTCTTTCTACTGCCTTGATGATTCCATGTCAACAGGCTGCCACCTTGTGTCAATTTGTAACATTCATGATCTTCCTGTAGGGGTTAGTATTGGCAATGTAATCAATCATAATCTGGATTCTGGCCCTTGTTTTTAAGTGGTCGTAGAGATTCTCAAATGGACAAACTCGCTCTCTCTCAAGGTTGTTTCCTGTAAATATGATGCTCAAATGAATGACTTGTCTCCCCTTGATAAAATTCGAGCACTTGATGCTTAATCTTCTGGAGGATTTCAAAGCTGAAAATGGAGAGAGAATTTGATCTAAAATTGCTCATCCCAAACCCTCTCATTGAGACCTTTCTCGCTGGTTAATCTCATACGGCCATAACACTATACTATTTTACTATGAAGAACAAATGTAGTAAGAGAGCTGACTATCAGGATTGGAGAGtgaaacttttaatttaatacTGAAGACATCTCAAGGATGAGGAACTCCTAAACGTTTGAGAACTCTTGCAGGACACTGGCCAATCTGCTAGGAAGAAGAAATTTGGGGTCTGGACAGATATGTTCACAAGATTGGTACCTTTTAGGAGAGTTGTACTAAACACCTTTTAGGAGTTGCTCGCAAGATTGCATCCCCCTTCTTTTAGTCTCCAGTAATATGCAGAATCATCTCTTCCTATGCTTCAATTTTTTATCTAACCTCTGGAGAAACCCTCACTCTCTTTATTAGCCTCTGCAAAAGAGGATGAAATAATCTGTGCGTCAATTTATCTGCTCTTGTCCATGACTATGGTGAAGTTTAATGTAGTCCTTTGTCGGGGTTGGTGGTTGTGGAATACCTGAGGATATTGGTGTTTGGCAATGCATCTTTGCAGTTGATTTAGAAGTGTCTGCCTTATATATACGTATGTatgtatttatgtatatatatttatacacaTAGATATCTTCTGTGTTTGGGAAACAGTGAAGTTTCCCACGTTTGTTTAATATGGGAAACTTGAAATTGCAGATCAATATTTTTGTAGCCAAGAAAACACTAGATGTGTATAGGAGCCATCTGTTCGTTACCGGAGCAATTAATTTGAGAAATGCTTTtgtttgaatttcaaaataatattattCTCTCCCAGGATGGGATATTGACAAGGTTCCTGTTTTTTTGTGGATTTCTTGTTTCTGTTTGGACTGAAGTTCATATGCTGATGGTGGTGATGGTCGTGAAATGGGTGCAAAGCGTCAAAGGATAGTCGATCAGGGATCTTCTTATTATGGGACTTCTCCGGGTTCTGGGTTTATGTATAATACAAGTCCCTATGCGTATGTTAATCAGCCACCACCATTTCCTGTTGTCAGACTACGGGGTTTGCCTTTCGATTGCATGGAAACTGATGTTGTTGAGTTCTTTCATGGTCTGGACATAGTCGACATTCTTTTCGTCCACAAGAATGGAAAATTCACAGGGGAAGGTTTTTGTGTCTTGGGT
It includes:
- the LOC103491510 gene encoding chaperonin-like RbcX protein 2, chloroplastic, which codes for MVGALFVVGAPVIDSPPPCFSFDSSPVTNMSLRSGGDLVLQRKSKTKSYSTVSKSVDLRSSFVNFGDEWQLSAGGCRQSRRNQRRNRRLVIVNEFAGQYEDSFDDVKMQIQNYFTYKAVKTVLNQLYEMNPTQYRWFYNFVVNHKPGEGKRFIRTLVKEKQDLAERVMITRLHLYNKWVKKCDHAEIYKEISDENLELMRERLMETVIWPSDD